The Macaca fascicularis isolate 582-1 chromosome 14, T2T-MFA8v1.1 genome contains the following window.
caaaaaaagacattttgtaaGTAACGAGAGATGGATGTTGCAAATAGGGACAGCCCTCTAGTCTCTCCTCTGAGCATTCATACAAACTCACAAGATCCAGGTGAATTAAGTGACATTTTATTTGTGAACGTACTTTGAAAAGGGTGAAATACTCCAGAGatgaaaagtaatggcaaaatgacaaatatccaaattatttacatagtctcaaagGCTTTTCCTTGACTTTTTGGCCTCTTCCCTTGCTcctgccctcccttcccccaccagaCATAAGCCTTCAATGGACCCGTGAACATGTTACCCTTCTCCAGGCTTAGAAAGTTACTTCCCAGCAAATATCCTAATCACCAATCGTGTGTCcttcatgtttttcttaaatattatttcctCAGAGATATCTttcaaccagaaaaaaatagaaaaataggccCTTTGTTAATGCTATTATATTAGCTACACTCAGGCTATAATCTTTGTACTATGCCAAATGTCAAGAGTATCAAAAGTGAGATCTCTGTTTACCTTGTCTTACTCACAGTaggaacttaaaaataaagttgactCAATGGGCGAATTACCCATCCTTATAAACCGGTAATGAACAAAGTAAAATACGTTAAAGAGAAAGACTGATTCCCTATGTTGCTCAATACAATTCTTTTGTTTCATGGACCTCAATAAAAAAAACTCCCAGTGAGTTTCATGGGAAAAGAACATGTTTTTGAAGTTTGTCCATAGTAAATAGCTGAAAAATAAGACTGATGCTGAATTTTTCCATAAACATACTGAAAAATTAAGCTGCTTCTGTATACATATTTCTGACTTTGTGTAAATACACAATGaggatatattttcctttcttgttccTAGTATAACtctaaatattgttttttaaaacagtaataacTTAATTACTAAATTAATTTTAGACACTAAAAATAACTCACTGGTCTCCATTCTCTTCAAAATCCTGGTGGAGTTTTGCAACTATGCTAGACCCACCACACTTAGCAGATGCAACAGCAACTGCCAAAAGACGAAGCAAGGATCCAGAtaccttctttgttttctttgtattttaatgaCAAAGTTgtctatttgaattttttccaaaTTCAGAAGGAAGAGCAAGAGTGTTTATTTGAAATACTCTCCCAGGCCCAAATACTATCTTGCAggagaaacaaaaccaagaaagaatTGAATGTACATTTTATCCTCAACAAACCTTACAATAACAAGATTTAGTTTGGGGAATGGTGATTGTTGATGTACCTGCGGTGAAGTAATCTAAAACAGAGCTAGTCAACTGCTGTAAAGAAACTTGCAAACAATATCAAGGAATAAAACATGACGCTAGTAATGGGGAACAAATAGATAGTAATTAGCAATAAGACAAAACAGGGTCTGCAGAATGTCAATTAGGAAGAGCTGCAGAGCCTTGGAGGAGTGAGGAAATGCCCAGAGCTGGGCTCTGCAGCCACTGCTTCCCTCCAACATGGCCCTGAATCAGTCTGCACCTCTGTTTCTTGCTCTCCCCTCTGCATCTTCATTTTGCAAAGTATCCTGCATCTCCTTGGTGTCTATGCTTCAGAAAGTATAGGTGCAGGGGAGAAGAGTGGTGAAGGATAAAGGGGGATGATGGCAGGAACAAAGCCAATGatcatttatatatcattttttctCATCATACTCTCATGAATTATATGTGATTGtgtccattttacaaatgaatacaTTGATATCCATACAGGTTAAATGAATTACCAGGGTTTCACAGTTACTAAGTTTCAGCACCATGATTCCAGCATGTAGACCATGCATTTTCCACCATCTCCTCCAGCCTCTTTGTAGCCTTTCTTTGTTAGTCCTTTCTCTGTGTAAGCATGCAGATATGCCTTCAGAAGGCTCCCAAATACTTTCTGAATTTTAGGACCTCAGGCTCTCCCCCAAGTCCCTGTTTTTCCTAACCTTCCTCCTTCAGCAACACTCTTACAGTATTGTACAGTCCATCTAAGAAATTTCCTGAACCACTCTAGCGTCTTATTATCCCTTTGGAACATCACCATCTCCCTAGGCATATTCTTATGTAGACTTGTGTTTCATGACACTTTTCCATGTAATGATGCCAGCCCTATCTCATTTCAGACCTTCAGTACTAACTCAACCCACTTCTTGCTTTTATATCCATTTGTACTGCTAGTGACTTCGCCTGGAGGACAAGAACTGAAATCTTTATTTTGGTTTAGTTCAGGAGTCTTTGTCATAACTACTGAACTCTGTTTCTGAAAGTAGCCAttgacaatatgtaaatgaatgatgCTACTACGCCTAAGGGGTCTGGACACCAACATTTAGCATATGCCAATAATAGCTGTTTAGAAGGTCAAGGCaaagcaacaaaattaaaaaataaataaagccaaccTTTGAAAACTAGGAAGTTCAAATTTGCAGAGACTCTAGTGAGTAGTGAATATGCACATGTGAGTATGAAAGTATTCATGTATATGACGCAGAGGGTCTTATCAAACTAGGTCTATTGGTTTCCACCTCTTACAATAACCTAAAAATAATCCCTACAGAATCTGATCTCTAACCCTCCACCTCATTTCCCTATTTCTGTTACTTCTCTAACCAATATTCTAttactttcttcttccttcctcatcACACTGGCATTTGGACTGAAAGAGTGTATGGCTGCCACACTTTAGCTCAATCAGGACTACCTGgaagactttttaaaacagattgctgggccccaccagGGTTTCTAATTCAGTAGTCCAGGATGGGGtctgataatttgcatttctaacgaTGAAGATATTGATGCTGCTAGACTTAGAACCATACTTTGAGAACACTAGATTAAAGTCACTTTTCAACAGGACACAAAGATTCAGGTAAAACAAACTAAGTGTAAGATTTTCCCATCAAGCCTGGTAGTCCCAAGCTTCTGTAattagagggagagagagagggagacagagagagtgatGGAGACAGACATACAAGAAGAAAGGCCGAGAAGAGAGATCTGCATATCTAAAAAGTATGTCTAGAAAAGAGTTGTGACTGTGGCTGTTCACACATGGGAATTAAATACATAAGAAGCCTTCCAAAAAATCTAAGAGTATTTTACAGGCAAAGAAACcacagtattaatttttaattatataattgtaCAAGATTTAATACTACCCTTGCAACCTTAgttatttatgagaaaaaaatatttgaaagttacTAAGCCCATGTGACTCTCATTTTCATCAACTCTGAATGATGAGAATTGTGCTATACAAGGGCCCACCCCTTGTATCAGGTCCAGCTGTGTCTGGAGAAGATACACATGAAAATTCATGATAGCATTTCTCCTTTAGAAAAAGGCTAAGCAGCCTTTCACTGCCTGACCGCCGCCATCGTGGGTCGCATGCATGCTCCCGGGAAGGGCCTGTCCCAGTCGGCTTTGCCCTATCGACGCAGCGTCCCCACTTGGTTGAAGTTGACATCTGACGACGTGAAGGAGCAGATTTACAAACTGGCCAAGAAGGGCCTGACTCCTTCACAAATCGGTGTGATCCTGAGAGATTCACATGGTGTTGCACAAGTACGTTTTGTGACAGGCAATAAAATCTTAAGAATTCTTAAGTCTAAGGGACTTGCTCCTGATCTTCCTGAAGATCTCTACCATTTAATTAACAAAGCAGTTGCTGTTCAAAAGCATCTTGAGAGGAACAGAAAGGATAAGGATGCTAAATTCCGTCTGATTCTGATAGAGAGCCGGATTCACCGTTTGGCTCGATATTAGAAGACCAAGTGAGTCCTCCCTCCCAATTGGAAATATGAATCATCTACAGCCTCTGTCCTGGTCGCATAAGTTTGTCTGTGTACTCAAGCAATAAAATGATtgtttaactaaaaaaaaaaaaaagaaagaaagaaagaaagaaaaaggctaaGCAATTTAACATGTGTAAGGG
Protein-coding sequences here:
- the LOC102118617 gene encoding small ribosomal subunit protein uS15-like; the protein is MHAPGKGLSQSALPYRRSVPTWLKLTSDDVKEQIYKLAKKGLTPSQIGVILRDSHGVAQVRFVTGNKILRILKSKGLAPDLPEDLYHLINKAVAVQKHLERNRKDKDAKFRLILIESRIHRLARY